A window from Aeromonas rivipollensis encodes these proteins:
- the bamA gene encoding outer membrane protein assembly factor BamA, giving the protein MAVKKALVLSCLLGASFLAQAAPASFVVQDIQVEGLQRVTLGAALLNLPVRVGDSVDSVALANAIKKLYASGNFEDVKVYRDGQVLQVVVKERPTISSIEFSGNKDIKEEQLTQSLESSGIRVGDPLDRTVLSSLEKGLEDFYYGVGKYSAKVKAIVTPLPRNRVDLKFTFVEGEAAKIQQINIVGNQVFPEEKLLAQLSLKDDVPWWNFTGDQRYQKQKLAGDIEVLRSYYMDRGYIRFAQESTQVSMTPDKKGVYVTLNIKEGDQYKVSGVQLKGDLIDRGGEMKGLIPIEAGSVYSASQVTHTEEVLSKFLGRYGYAYPKVVTFPQVNDQTKEVELIVNIEPGPRVYVRNINFSGNVTTKDEVLRREMRQMEGTWLSSDNVEQSKTRLNRLGFFETAEVDTKRVAGSDDQVDLDFKVKEQPAGSINAGIGYGTESGLSLQAGLQQDNFMGTGKKIGINASTNDYSKNIDLSYNDPYFTVDGVSLGGRLYYNKFSAADANIVDYENTTIGFRLSSGFPVNENNRLDFSLGYENNKLSQPNPYVQVDEFWKVYQANLDGDNRMVFNTVDVTAGWTRSTLNKGQFPTAGDRQRVNAKVTVPGMDLQYFKLNAEDAHYFPFDADHQWVMLAKARASYGNGYGSNGDYDHVLPFFENYYAGGFDTLRGFKSNTVGPKALYYYNLGGNDVIQGTDSSVGGNALAVASLEMIVPTPFASESYQPQLRTSFFIDAGTVWDTTFEYGQYQNRCFSGCNYLMDYSDPTNIRMSAGLSLQWLSPMGPLVFVIAQPLKKYEGDDTEVFSFNIGRTF; this is encoded by the coding sequence ATGGCTGTTAAAAAAGCATTGGTGTTGAGTTGCCTGCTGGGAGCCAGCTTCCTGGCTCAGGCGGCCCCTGCCTCTTTTGTGGTGCAAGACATTCAGGTCGAGGGTCTGCAGCGGGTGACCCTGGGCGCCGCCCTGTTGAATCTGCCGGTCCGGGTCGGTGACTCCGTCGACTCGGTGGCCCTGGCCAACGCCATCAAGAAGCTCTATGCCTCCGGCAACTTCGAGGACGTCAAGGTCTATCGTGACGGCCAGGTGCTGCAAGTCGTGGTGAAGGAACGCCCGACCATCTCCAGCATCGAGTTTTCCGGCAACAAGGACATCAAGGAGGAGCAACTGACCCAGAGCCTGGAGTCCTCCGGCATCCGCGTCGGTGATCCCCTGGATCGTACCGTGCTGAGCTCCCTCGAGAAGGGACTCGAAGATTTCTACTACGGCGTGGGCAAGTACTCCGCCAAGGTCAAGGCCATAGTCACCCCGCTGCCCCGCAACCGGGTCGACCTCAAGTTCACCTTCGTGGAAGGGGAAGCGGCCAAGATCCAGCAGATCAACATCGTCGGCAACCAGGTGTTCCCGGAAGAGAAACTGCTGGCCCAGCTCTCCTTGAAGGACGACGTGCCCTGGTGGAACTTCACCGGCGATCAGCGCTATCAGAAGCAGAAGCTGGCCGGTGACATCGAAGTGCTGCGCTCCTACTACATGGACCGCGGCTACATCCGTTTCGCTCAGGAGTCCACCCAGGTCTCCATGACCCCGGACAAGAAGGGCGTCTACGTCACCCTGAACATCAAGGAAGGGGATCAGTACAAGGTCTCCGGCGTGCAGCTCAAGGGCGATCTCATCGACCGTGGCGGCGAGATGAAGGGGCTCATCCCCATAGAGGCAGGCAGCGTCTACTCCGCCAGCCAGGTGACCCACACCGAAGAGGTGCTCTCCAAGTTCCTCGGCCGTTATGGCTATGCCTACCCGAAGGTGGTCACCTTCCCCCAGGTCAATGACCAGACCAAGGAAGTCGAGCTCATCGTCAACATAGAGCCCGGCCCCCGTGTCTATGTGCGCAACATCAACTTCAGCGGCAACGTCACCACCAAGGACGAAGTGCTGCGTCGCGAGATGCGTCAGATGGAAGGCACCTGGCTCTCCTCCGACAACGTCGAGCAGTCCAAGACCCGTCTCAACCGCCTCGGCTTCTTCGAGACCGCGGAAGTGGACACCAAGCGGGTGGCGGGCAGCGACGATCAGGTCGATCTGGACTTCAAGGTCAAGGAGCAGCCGGCAGGCTCCATCAACGCCGGCATCGGCTACGGTACCGAGTCTGGTCTGAGTCTGCAGGCGGGCCTGCAGCAAGACAACTTCATGGGGACCGGCAAGAAGATCGGCATCAACGCCAGCACCAACGACTACTCGAAGAACATCGATCTCAGCTACAACGATCCCTACTTCACCGTCGATGGCGTCAGCCTGGGCGGCCGCCTCTACTACAACAAGTTCAGCGCGGCCGATGCCAACATCGTCGACTACGAGAACACCACCATAGGCTTCCGCCTCTCCAGCGGTTTCCCGGTCAACGAGAACAACCGTCTCGACTTCAGCCTCGGCTACGAGAACAACAAGCTGTCCCAGCCCAACCCCTATGTGCAGGTGGATGAGTTCTGGAAGGTGTACCAGGCCAACCTGGACGGCGACAACCGCATGGTGTTCAACACCGTGGACGTCACCGCCGGCTGGACCCGTTCCACCCTCAACAAGGGCCAGTTCCCGACCGCGGGTGACCGTCAGCGGGTGAACGCCAAGGTGACTGTGCCTGGCATGGACCTGCAGTACTTCAAGCTCAACGCCGAAGACGCCCATTACTTCCCGTTTGATGCCGACCACCAGTGGGTCATGCTGGCCAAGGCCCGCGCCTCTTACGGCAATGGCTACGGCAGCAACGGTGACTACGACCACGTGCTGCCCTTCTTCGAGAACTACTACGCCGGTGGCTTCGACACCCTGCGCGGCTTCAAGAGCAACACCGTCGGTCCTAAGGCGCTCTACTACTACAACCTGGGCGGTAACGATGTGATCCAGGGCACCGACAGCTCTGTGGGGGGCAATGCCCTGGCGGTGGCCTCCCTCGAGATGATAGTGCCGACACCCTTCGCGTCTGAAAGCTACCAGCCCCAGCTGCGTACCAGCTTCTTCATCGATGCCGGTACTGTGTGGGACACCACCTTCGAATATGGTCAGTACCAGAACCGTTGCTTCAGTGGTTGCAACTATCTGATGGACTATTCTGACCCCACCAATATCCGGATGTCTGCGGGTCTGTCACTGCAGTGGCTCTCCCCCATGGGACCCCTGGTGTTCGTGATTGCACAACCGCTCAAGAAATACGAAGGGGACGATACCGAAGTCTTCTCCTTCAACATCGGCCGTACCTTCTAA
- a CDS encoding OmpH family outer membrane protein: MNKALKVAGLSFALMAAGMGSAWAETKIAVVDMGEVFQKLPQREAVAKKLKGEFEPRMRELQKLESDGQALVEKFKKDEAFMSNEQKKQNQEKLAKLQMEFNQKRQAFEQDNGRRQAEERNKILTKVQAAIDSIAKSNGYDLVLERNAAPYAASKLDISSQVISQVSKSN, from the coding sequence GTGAATAAAGCGTTGAAAGTAGCTGGTTTGAGTTTTGCACTGATGGCTGCCGGTATGGGCTCCGCCTGGGCTGAGACCAAGATCGCCGTGGTCGACATGGGCGAAGTCTTCCAAAAGCTGCCCCAGCGTGAAGCCGTGGCCAAGAAGCTGAAGGGTGAGTTCGAGCCGCGCATGCGCGAGCTGCAGAAACTGGAATCCGACGGTCAGGCTCTGGTCGAGAAGTTCAAGAAGGACGAAGCCTTCATGAGCAACGAGCAGAAGAAGCAGAACCAGGAGAAGCTGGCCAAGCTGCAGATGGAGTTCAACCAGAAGCGTCAGGCGTTCGAGCAGGACAACGGCCGTCGTCAGGCTGAAGAGCGCAACAAGATCCTGACCAAGGTGCAGGCTGCCATCGATTCCATCGCCAAGAGCAATGGCTATGATCTGGTGCTGGAGCGCAATGCTGCTCCCTATGCCGCCAGCAAGCTGGACATCTCCAGCCAGGTTATCTCTCAGGTAAGCAAGAGCAACTAA
- the lpxD gene encoding UDP-3-O-(3-hydroxymyristoyl)glucosamine N-acyltransferase produces the protein MAFTLAQLAQQLGAEVHGDGTREIRKVATLEKAGEGEIAFLSNKKYRHFLEQSKATAVLITEADLPFCPTNALVLKDPYVGFARVAQLLDTTPQPATDIHPSAVIAADVQLGERVAIGANAVIESGVVLGDDVRIGPGCFVGKNTRLGARSRLWANVTLYHNVTLGTDCLVQAGTVIGADGFGYANERGEWIKIPQLGGVTIGNRVEIGACTTIDRGALEDTRIADNVIIDNQCQIAHNVEIGYGTAVAGSTVMAGSLKVGKYCIIGGASVFNGHMEICDQATVTGMAMVMRPITEPGIYSSGIPLQTNKEWRKTAARVMRIEEMHKRLSRLEKKLDQE, from the coding sequence ATGGCATTCACTCTCGCACAGCTGGCCCAGCAACTGGGGGCCGAGGTCCATGGGGATGGGACCCGGGAAATCCGCAAGGTAGCGACACTGGAAAAAGCCGGGGAGGGGGAGATTGCCTTCCTGTCCAACAAGAAGTACCGGCATTTCCTGGAGCAGAGCAAGGCGACTGCCGTGCTCATCACTGAGGCGGACCTGCCGTTTTGCCCCACCAATGCCCTGGTGCTCAAAGACCCCTATGTGGGGTTTGCCCGGGTAGCCCAACTGCTGGACACCACACCGCAGCCGGCCACGGATATACATCCGAGTGCCGTCATAGCGGCGGATGTGCAACTGGGCGAGAGAGTGGCCATCGGCGCCAATGCGGTCATCGAATCCGGCGTCGTGCTGGGGGATGATGTCCGCATAGGTCCGGGCTGTTTCGTTGGCAAGAATACCCGACTGGGAGCACGCTCCCGGTTGTGGGCCAACGTCACCCTGTATCATAACGTGACCCTGGGCACGGATTGTCTGGTGCAAGCCGGCACAGTGATCGGGGCCGACGGTTTCGGTTATGCCAACGAGCGTGGCGAGTGGATCAAGATCCCCCAGCTCGGTGGCGTGACCATAGGCAACCGGGTGGAAATCGGTGCCTGCACCACCATAGACCGCGGTGCCCTGGAAGACACCCGCATCGCGGACAACGTCATCATCGACAACCAGTGCCAGATCGCCCACAACGTCGAGATTGGCTACGGCACCGCCGTGGCGGGCTCGACCGTGATGGCCGGTAGTCTCAAGGTCGGCAAATACTGTATCATTGGCGGCGCCTCCGTCTTTAACGGGCACATGGAGATCTGCGACCAGGCCACCGTCACCGGTATGGCCATGGTGATGCGACCCATTACCGAGCCCGGCATCTACTCTTCCGGCATCCCCCTGCAAACCAATAAAGAGTGGCGCAAGACCGCCGCCCGGGTGATGCGTATCGAAGAGATGCACAAGCGGTTGAGCCGACTTGAGAAAAAGCTGGATCAAGAATAA
- the fabZ gene encoding 3-hydroxyacyl-ACP dehydratase FabZ: protein MDLLPHRYPFLMVDKVENYEISDERKTLRAIKNVSFNEPIFQGHFPAKPVFPGVLILEAMAQATGILAFTMVGKPSPNELYYFASIDNARFKRPVGPGDQLVLDVEFLKERRGIAKFTGVATVDGEVVCTAELMCAKREV, encoded by the coding sequence ATGGATCTGCTGCCCCACCGTTATCCGTTCCTGATGGTGGACAAGGTGGAAAATTACGAGATCAGCGATGAGCGCAAGACCCTGCGCGCCATCAAGAACGTCTCGTTCAACGAGCCGATCTTCCAGGGGCACTTCCCGGCCAAGCCGGTGTTCCCCGGCGTGCTGATCCTGGAGGCCATGGCCCAGGCGACCGGTATCCTGGCCTTTACCATGGTGGGCAAGCCGTCCCCCAATGAGCTCTATTACTTCGCCTCCATCGACAATGCCCGCTTCAAGCGTCCGGTCGGCCCTGGCGATCAGCTGGTGCTCGACGTAGAGTTCCTGAAGGAGCGTCGCGGCATCGCCAAGTTCACCGGCGTTGCCACCGTCGACGGTGAAGTGGTCTGTACCGCCGAACTGATGTGTGCCAAACGCGAGGTGTAA
- the lpxA gene encoding acyl-ACP--UDP-N-acetylglucosamine O-acyltransferase yields MIDQTAIIHDTAIVHESAVIGKGVEIGPFTVIGAEVEIGDDTWVGSHVVIKGPTKIGRGNKIFQHTSIGEDCQDKKYAGERTFLEIGDNNVFRENCTVHRGTTQDQSLTKVGSGNLFMVNVHVAHDCMIGDNCIFANNATLAGHVHIGDFVIFGGLSAIHQFGRVGSHAFVGGCAALNKDVPPYVMAAGNYAKPFGVNSEGLRRRGFTPEAISAVKRAYKEIFRSGKTIEEVLPVLSEMAATEPAVQLYVDFLKDNERGIIRA; encoded by the coding sequence GTGATCGACCAGACTGCCATCATCCACGATACCGCCATCGTCCATGAGTCTGCCGTGATCGGCAAAGGGGTTGAAATCGGCCCCTTTACCGTTATCGGTGCCGAGGTGGAGATAGGTGACGACACCTGGGTGGGTTCCCACGTGGTGATCAAGGGCCCGACCAAGATCGGTCGCGGCAACAAGATCTTCCAGCACACCTCCATCGGTGAGGATTGCCAGGACAAGAAGTACGCCGGTGAGCGTACCTTCCTCGAGATCGGTGATAACAACGTGTTTCGCGAGAACTGCACAGTGCACCGCGGCACCACCCAGGACCAGAGCCTGACCAAGGTCGGCAGCGGCAACCTCTTCATGGTCAACGTCCACGTGGCCCACGACTGCATGATCGGTGACAACTGCATCTTCGCCAACAACGCGACCCTGGCGGGCCACGTTCACATCGGCGACTTCGTGATCTTCGGCGGTCTGTCTGCCATCCATCAGTTCGGCCGCGTCGGCTCCCACGCCTTCGTCGGTGGCTGCGCCGCCCTGAACAAGGACGTGCCCCCCTACGTGATGGCCGCAGGCAACTACGCCAAGCCGTTCGGGGTCAACTCCGAAGGCCTGCGTCGTCGTGGCTTCACGCCCGAAGCCATCTCGGCCGTCAAGCGTGCCTACAAGGAGATCTTCCGCTCCGGCAAGACCATCGAAGAGGTGTTGCCGGTACTGAGCGAGATGGCGGCCACCGAGCCGGCCGTCCAGCTCTATGTGGATTTCCTCAAGGACAACGAGCGCGGGATCATCCGTGCCTAA